The stretch of DNA TCTGCCGTATATCGGAAGAGATACTTCGGCTGGAGGATGACGTCTATGTAGTGTTTGAGGGGGTAGGGGATGCTGAAGTTCCACATCGGCGTGCTGAGGAGGTATCCGTCAGCCGAGAGGAAGCGCTCGATGTGTCGGATGACATCTCCCCAGGCACTTTTCAGGTTGCCGGTGAGATCTTTCCCGCCGAGCAGTACGTATTTCCCCTGGACGACCGGCACGCTGAGGGGAGGAAGGGGCTCGGTGAAGACATTGAGCTCGTCTATCAGGCATGACGGCTGCTTTTCCCGAAATGCGTCCAGGAACGCGCGGGATACCTTGAGCGTCCTGGAATCTTCACCGCGTGGGGCGGCAACGATATGTAGCAATTTTTTCATCTGGCATCTCCTTTTTAATTTGATCAGTGATAGCTGAGTTATTTATAACATAACTCCCCCCTCGCCACACGTTGTTCTTAATATTCTCTCAGTTCGAGCGTGATGAATCCTGCGAGCCGCGCCCCCTCGGCATCATACTGGGCGAATATATCCTTGCCGAGTCTCTTGAGAGGAAGGAGGCGGGCGATGGGGCCGCCTGTGACGGCGGCGGTGCTTTGAGATGGGCGCGATATCCGGGGTATGCCTTCTATCCTCCGGGCCCATTTGAGGAGCTCGGGCATTGCCTGGCACAATCCGGCGAGGGCGGCGCTCCTTGAGATGTTCTCCTCGACGCTCGCGGCTTTTATCACTTCTTCAAGGCCCTCTTCCCTCTCTTTTGCCGGTATGCCCAGGACCTCCGCCGTGTAAAGCAGGGCGTCGCCGCCGCGGATAGGGACCATCTCCGCGACACGGCATACCCTGTCCGGGCCGAACCTGTCCATGAGATGCCTGATCGCGCTGCCAGGGTTGGGGCATTTGATCGCCAGGTTAGTGAAGTTGTGAAGCCCCGGTTCGGCGTTCAGATCGGGAGGGGGATCGCTGAGGCCCAGGAGACAGGCGGCGGCGCTCCGCCCCGCGCGGCCTTCAACAAGAGCGACCTTCTTTTTTGACCTGTGAAAATACGAGGCCAGCTCCGCGGCCGCCAGCAGGTAACCGGCCAGGCCGGCCTCTCTTATCAGACGCTCCTCAGACCTGAACAACCTTGCCCAGGAAGCCCTGTCCGCCGGCGGCACTTTTCCCTCGATCGCCCGCAGACACAGGCCGGAGAGGTGATTGATGTCTTCTTCCGCCGAGCCGAGCATTACCGGGGGGGATTCGATCCCGCCATGGAGGCGAACCCGGCACTTCTCGGCCACTTCCATGGTATTGCGTATATAGGCGGAGTCAAAGCCGAGAGAGAGCATCTCCTGCTCGCTCTTCAGCCATATGCTTTTGGTCTCGACGCTGAAATCGCTTATACTGCCGTAGCGGCTTTTTATTATGATATCGTGCGCTATCCAATCCTCCGGGTAGGGGTAGTGGACGTCGTTGGTGATAACCGGCTTCAGTCCGTAGCGCGGGACAAGCTCCAGTATCCCCGCGTTGGATATTTTCTGGAGCTCGTAACCGATGCTCATCATTTCTGGATGGAAGTCTTCTCCGAAAATGTCGAGGTAGCGTCTCAGCTCCCTCTCGCCGGCCTTCATCCCCTCGCGTATGATCTTCAGAGGGAACGAGCCGTAGTAGCAGCCGTTTAGGCACACCAGCCCCTCGTGGTACTTTTCAAGGAGGGCCCAGTCAACGAGACCGCGCTGGCCCTGGAAACAGTTATTGGTCCAGGACTCGCTGATCAGGCTGACCAGATTGCGGTGTCCGGCATCGTCCCGGGCCAGAAGGATCAGGTGATTGCGGTGGGTGTCGCCGCTTTCGATCGTCCTGGCGGCGTTTTCAACGAAGTTGCACTCGCAGCCGAGGATCGGCCGCATGTTCCTCTTGAGGCAGGCCTCAAGGAAGATTGGGTGCAGGGCAAGCTCTCCGTGGTCGGTGATTGCCATGGCCGTCAGCCCCAGCGCGGCCGCGCGGTCGAGCCCCTCATCGACGGAGAGCACGCTGTCGGAATAGGAGCCCCAGAAGTGGTTGTGGAGGTGGGTGAAACCCGTGACTCGTGACTCGTGGCTCGTTTCTCGTGATGCGTGCCGCACTAGCGTCATGGTGCGTCCTCGGGGAGGCTTTCAGCGTGCGCGGGGACGACTGACGGTACCTGCCGGTGAGAGGGGCGCGCACCGCCTCACTCGCGTTGAGCATCGGGCTGTCCGGTTTCCTCCAACAGGGTTTCCGCTTCACCCGCGGCGAGGTCATCGCCTTCCCCTGCCGGGAGCGACGCGATCTCGATCCCCTTCTGCTGGCGGAGCTCGTCGATCTTTCTGAGGGGGCGCTCGAGGGCGTTGCGCCTCGTTGACATGAGCGCCTCGTACTCCTTCTCGGCCTCGAGGATTCTTTTCCCCATTTTGTCCATCCCCTCGGTGAATTTGCTCCACTGGGAGAGGAAGGTGCCGAGGAGCGAGAGGATCTGGGCGGTTTTCTGCTCGAGGTTGAAATTCTCCACCGCCTGGCGGATCACGGCGAGGATGGCGTAGAGGGTTATGGGCGAGCAGAGCACCACCCGCTTCTCCATCGCCCGGTCGATCAGCTCAGGCGCCTTTTCATGGATGAACGCGTACACCTGCTCGTTCGGTATGAACATGAGCACGTAATCGAGGGTGCCTCCAGCCGGATCGATGTATTCCCTGCCCGTGAGCTCCTTGACGCGGTTCTGCACGTCCCTGATAAAGTGCGTTGCGGACCGCTCCCTGTCCGCGTCTGTTTTCGCTGCCACGTAGTGCATGTAGTTGTCCAGCGGGAATTTCACATCCATGTTGACGACCATCTGCTGCGGCAGGTAGAACGTGAAGTCCGGCCTCCCCGCGGCTCCCTCGATCTGCTTCTGTTTGCGGTACTGGATCCCCTCGATGAACCCCGCCATGCGCAGCACGTCCTCTGCCATCCGCTCTCCCCACTGCCCCCGCTGCCGGCTGCTCGAGAGCGCCGTGGTGAGCTCGACCGTGGTGTGCTCGAGCTTTGCGGTGAGCTCGCCGGTGGCCCTGAGCTGGTTCACAAGCGCCCCGTACTGCTGGCTGCGCTCTTTCTCAAAATCCTTGAGCAGTGCGCGCACCCGCTCCATCTCCTCGGTCATGGATTTGAGGTTCTGGTCGATGAGCTTTTTCTTGCCCTCGAGATCCTTTTCTCCATCCTTGACGTGAGTCTGGAGCGTCTGCGCGGCAAGCTTGAGAAACTCGTTCACGCTGCGGCCGAGGGCCTCCTGCGAGAGGATGGCGAACGAGCCCTTCACCCGCTCCAGGATCGCCTCGAGCTCCCTGGACTTCTCTTCCTGCGACCGGCCCATGAGCTCGGCGGCAATTCGCGCGCTCTTTGTCCGCCAGAGGTGCGAGAACCCGAGGGCGGTCACGATACCCGCGGCGACGGCGAGGATAAAAAACCATATGTACTGGGGCATGGCGGAACTCCGTGTAAAATCAGGGATAGTATACCATATCCTATGGCCCTGTCCTGTTTTTGTAAGGATTAGATACGCGGTCGCGCGACGAGGTCGGTGCATGGACGATTGCCGCAACCCCACGTTGCGGCTGGAGTTATGTATGGTATATAATGACTACTGCAATCCAGTACATCGGGAGGGAGCCAGTATGAATATGTTACGCGTGGCGACGAAATGGTCACTTGCCACCTTTTGCCTTCTCACCCTCGCTTCCTGTGCCGGCGGTCGGGCGATGTCCGGCTATTATCGGAATCACCCGGAGATGCAAAAACGCCTGCTCCAAGTGAGGGCAATTTACGTGGAGCGTGTTCAGGGCGCGAGGGATGATGAGGAGTCGATGAAGATGAAGGAATGCCTCGTGGACGAACTCCAGAGGAAGGGGAGGGGCCGATTCAGATTGGTGGGCGGAGTGGAACAGGCTGATGCGGTGCTCCAGGCCGACATGAAAGAAGAACTCGGTCCGGTGGCGACCGATACGCCGCTCCCGTTTGACCTCGAAGCGAAGATTACCTTGGAGGATAAGGTCTATGTGAGGATGCGGCTTGTGGATCCCACATCAGGGCGTTTGATCTATAAAACGGATACCGAGGAGCTCGCCGAATTTAATGCGGATTCGATTGAAAAGGCAGCGCACACGGTCATCAAAAACCTCGTGAGGGAGATTGAGCTTGCGAGGCAGGCGTCGCAGATGTAATCCACTGCCCCCGCATTTCAATAAAATTAGCACCTGATTAACCTGATTACTCTGATAAGTGGAAATTCAGGGTTACTCAGAGAAGTCAGGTGCAAAAAATAAGTCGCAAAGCTCACGTGTCAATCCGTGGTGCATCGTGTTCTGGCAGGCGTTGGTCTGCATTGCCTTCCACGAGAGTTAGTTCAGGGGCTCCCCCTCGCGTTTCGATGCGCGCGCGCCCGGTTTTCCCCGATGCTGAGTGCCCGATCGCGCGCGCAGCGCCTCGATGATGCGCCCGTGGATTCCCCCGAAAGAGCCGTTGGACATGATGAGGAGGACATCCCCTGCCGTGAGCTCAGCCTCGATCGTGCGGAGGATATCATCAACGTTCTCGATGACGCGCGCGTTGATTCCCCTCCCGCGGAGATCGGCGACGAGCTTTTCCGGTGAGAAGCGGCATTCCGGTTCGATCTGCTCCGGATGGTACACGCCCGCCACGATGACGCGGTCAGCCTTGAGGAAGGCGCCGGGATAATCGTTCTGGAAAAAGCTCCTGCGGCTTGAGTTTGTACGCGGTTCCCATACTGCCCAGAGCCTCCGCCCCGCGTAGCGCTCCTTGAGCGCGGCGATCGTTTCGCGTACCTCGATGGGGTGGTGCGCGAAGTCGTCGATCACGACGATGTCATCGACGACGCCGCGGACCTCCTGCCTCCGCTTGACTCCCTGATAGCTCATGATCGCGTCACGGATACTGCCGGGGGAGACTCCCAGACCGTGCGCGGCCGCGAATGCAGCGGCGGCGTTGAGGGCGTTATGCCTTCCGGCGAGTGGAGAGTCTATCGTAACAGTTTCGCTCCCGTCAGCGAGTATCGTGAACGATGCGCCGCTGCCCGCACTGTGATAGTCCGCGATACGCCATTGTGAATCATCGCGGAATCCATACCATTCAACCGGCGCTACGCTCGCACGCGCGCAGACCTCGCGGACGCGGGGATCGTCCCCGCACGCGATGAGGCGGCCGTTGGGGGGGATGAGCGCCGCGAAGCTCGCGAAGGCGTCCTCGCAGGCAGCGATGCCGCTGAAGATATCGGCGTGGTCGAAATCGATGCTCGTCAGGATGCCGACGTGAGGCCGGTAGTGGAGGAACTTCGGCGCGCGATCGAAGAAGGCGGTATGGTACTCATCTCCCTCGACGACAAAGTGCCGCCCGGCTCCCCGCGCGCTGCTGGAGTCGAAGTTGCGCAGGACGCCGCCGATGAGGAAGCCGGGGGAGAGACCCGCGTGGTGGAGCATCCAGGCGATGAGGGAGCAGGTGGTCGTCTTCCCGTGCGTCCCCGCGACTACCACGCTGGTCCGCTGTACGAGGTACATCTCCTCGAGCGCCTGCGGGAATGAGAGGTATCTCAACCCCCGGCGCAGTGTTTCTCCAACCTCGGGATTGTCGCTCCGCACCGCATTCCCGATGATCACCAGCTCTGTATCCGCGCTGATATGCTCCGGAGTGAATCCGTTCTTTATCTCAATGCCGACCTGCTCGAGGAGAGTTGACATGGGAGGATAGCAGCTCGCGTCGGAGCCGCTCACTTCGTGGCCGCTCGCCCTGAGGAGTTGCGCGAGCGAGCCCATCCCCATGCCGCAGATCGCGCTTAAGTGAATTTTCATATTATATATTTACACCCCTATTTCTGAAAAATTATGCTTAGCTGAGGCGGGATGGAATAAAGCAATTTATTTCCAACCATATCATCAATTTGATTAAAAAAGGGAATTTCTGAATAATCAAATAAAGTGCTCCCATTAATAATTAAAGCATTCTTCTGCTCAATAGGGAATCAGACCTTCGCGAAGTCCAATTTCGCATGATTTCCCTCCCCTCACCCCGCCAGGCACGATTCAACGATTGCCACTGTCTTCTTTATCCCATCGATCCTGACCCGTACGCCCATGGGAAAGCATATATTTCTCCTGGCGTGTCCCGCGGGGAAATTCGCCAACACGGGGAAGTTGAATTCGAGCGCTGCCTCCAGTACTATTCGCTTAATCTCCGCCCCGTAGCTCTCTTCTTCCCCCTCCCATCCCACAGGCGGAACAAACTGCCCTAGGATCAATCCATTTATCCTGTTGAATATGCCGGCAAGTTTGAGGTGAGAAAAAATGCGGTCAATCGCATAAGGTTTTTCTCCCCTGTCCTCAAAAAATAGGATCTTCTCCTCCATGAGAGGCGCGTACACAGTCCCGAGGAGGATAGAATAAATTGAAAGGTTACCCCCTATCAGCTCTCCCTCTGCATTTCCCGGGCACAGAGCCTCTATCCCGCATGCAGGCAGTTCTCCCCATGGACTTTTACGGCCGAGAGACTCGAAGACAAAACTTACCGCACCAGCGTCCATCCTGTCCAGTTCGGTCACAAGGGGGCCATGGAAGGTGACGAGATCGCACATCTTCTGGAAGTAAGTATGGAGTGCCGTGATATCGCTGTAGCCCATGAAGATCTTGGGGTTCCTCCGGATCGTCGCGGCGTCGAGCAGCGGGAGTATCCGCTGCGAGCCGTAGCCGCCGCGCGCGCAGAAGATCGCGCTGATGGTGCGGTCGGCAAAGAGGCGGTGCAGCTCGTCCGCCCTCCGCTCGTCGGTACCGGCGAGGTAACCGCTGCGCGAAAAGATATCGGGGCAAAAGGAGGTGCGATAACCCGCGTCGTGGATGCGGCGTATGCCGCGGTGGAACGCCTCCTCCTCAAACGCGCTCGCGGGCGCTGCGATTCCTATGGTGTCGCCGGGCCGGAGCCGTGGCGGTTTAATCGCGCTGGTCATGGTGTGTGGATAGTGATAAGATAAGCCTCTCGGCCGGTTCCCCTTCGCGTCGTACGTGGCGTTTAAATTTTCAACGCATCATCATAGTGATTTGCCATGCCGCAGTCAAAGGAAAAGAGGATTGAGCGTTTTTTAAGGAGCAGATCGGCCGCGCCCGAGCCGCTCCAGCGCCTCAGGGGGGATGCATCTCTTCGCTCATTTTACAGAATCAGTTACCGTGGGGGGACGGCGGTCATGATGGTGCGTGACGAGCTGCAGCCTGACGAAGACCGGTCGTTCACCGATGTGAGAGACCACCTGGCCGCGTGTGGAGCTGCGGTGCCCGAGATCTACGAGTATGATGAGGGAAATGGCGTGATCCTCATGGAGGACTTCGGCGACCTCACCCTCGAGGAGAGACTGAGGGGGGCGGACGAGGAGACGTTCACCCGTTTCTATCGCATCGCGATCGAAGAACTGCTCACCATACATATCCTCGGCACCAGCCTCCGGCGTGAGTGTGTCGCGCGTCACCGATCATTTGACCGGAAAAAGCTGATGGAGGAGCTTGATTTTTTTCTCCTGCATACCGTGGAGGGGTTGTACCGGGCGAAGCTGGAGGAGGACGAACGGGAGGCGATCCGCGAGGGGTTCTCCATTCTCGCTACTCGGCTCGCGGCGTTCCCACGCGTGCTCAACCACCGCGACTACCACAGCCGCAACCTCATGGTGGTGGATGGCGCGCTCAAGATAGTTGATTTCCAGGACGCCCGCATGGGGCCCTGCCAGTACGACCTCGCGTCGCTGCTCAGGGATTCCTACACGGTGCTGGAGGGGTCGCTCCGTCGCCAAATGGTCGAGTACTATCTTCGCGAGAGTGCGGAGCGGGGGATGGCATGGCATGACAGGGAAGTGTTCCTCGACCGTTTCGACCTCGTGAGCCTCCAGCGGAACCTCAAGGCCTGCGGGACGTTCGGGTACATGGCGGTGGCGAGAGGCAATGATTGCTACCTCGCCTGCCTCGAGCCGACGTTCGCGTACGTGAAGGAGAATGCGCAGAGATTTGATTTCATGGGGGAGTGCGTGCGGCTCCTCGCGCGCCATATTCCGCTGCTGCGGTAGGGCACGCCGCGCAGCCCGTGGTGCGTGAAAATGACACGGTGCGCGTCGCACCTCGCAGGGAGAATGCGTAATGTGAAAGCGATGGTCCTTGCCGCCGGCCTCGGCACGCGCCTCAGGCCGTTCACTAATGAGCTCCCCAAGCCCCTCCTCCCGGTCGCGAACCGCCCGCAGATTGAGTTCGTCCTGGAGCTGCTGCGGCTCTCGGGGGTGAGCGACGTTATCATCAATCTCCATCACCTCGCCGAGCCGGTGCGTTCGCGCCTCGGCTCCCGCTACCGCGCGCTCCTCCACATCGACTATTCTGCCGAGACAGAGATACTGGGGACGGGGGGAGGGTTCAAGAAGGTCGAGGATTTCTTTGACGAGGATCCGTTCATCCTGATCAATGCGGATACGCTGATGGACATAGATCTCGCGCGCGCGATCCGCCGGCACGTCGAATGCGAAGCGGCGGCGACGATGGTGGTGCGGGAGTGGGAAGAGGGGGCGGGTTTTGGCCGGGTTGAGATGGATGGAGAGGGGAGGATCAGGCGCATGCTCGAGAGGGTACCCGGGGAAGGGCTCACTCCGGTCATCTTCACCGGCGTTCACGTGCTCAGTAGAAAAATATTCGACTATCTCCCCGAAGGTCGCTTCTCATGCATCAACAGGGATGGCTACAGGGCAATGCTCGAAGCGGGTGAGCGCGTGTGCGGCTTCCAGGCGAGCGGCTACTGGAGGGATATCGGAACGCTCGCGAGCTACTTCGACGCCACTATGGATTTCATCCACGGGAGGATGCCCGCCCATTGTGAGCGTCTGGTGGCGTTGGGGAGAGAGACGGATTATGGAGCCGCGATGCCCGGGATTGAGTTCATCCCGCCGGTCATCATGGGTCGGGACTGCCAGATTGAGAGGGGCTGCAGGATCGGGCCGGCGGTCGTCCTGGGGGATTGCTGTCGCGTGGGCGGCGGCTGCAGGTTGGAGAGGGTCGTGGCCCTGCCCGGCGCGGTGTTCCAGGGGGGCGAACTGGTGAACGGATGCATCAGGTCAGAGAGGGCGTCAGTGAGCGTATGAACACGCGGGTGTGACCGGGGCGCAGGCGGATAGCGGGGGTAGTGGATGAGCGATGAGCGCACGAGAGGAATCGAAAAAGACCGCCGCCTCGTCGCCCTCTGTGCTACGGGGGATGAAGCATCATGGGATTGTTTCCTGGATGAATACGGAGCCCTCATCTACCGCATCATCGGGAATTACCAACGAAAGCAGCAGGAGGTGCGCGAGCTCTTTATCTATGTCGTTGAAAATCTCTGGAGTGGCGGAGCGCGGAGGTTGCGCGCGTGGGAAGGCCGGTCCAGATTTTCAACGTACCTCGCCGCGGTTACCGCGCGCCTCTGCATTGATTATTTCAGGGGGCGCCTGCACCGGGAACGGGCACGATATGAGCCATTGGACGAGGATGAACCCTCGCCGGTGTCCCGTGCGGGTATAGGCCGGGGAGGACGGGCGGGAGCGCCGCGCCCTGTCGTGCAGCGAGAGTGCGGTGAGATCCTGATGAATTGCGTGGGGCGCCTCGCTGAAGATGAGCGCGATATCGTGACGTTGTTCTACTGGCAGGGGCGACGGTACGCCGAGATCGCGTCGCTCATGGGAATCCCGGTGGGCAGTGTGGGGAAGAGGCTCCTCAGCGCGCGCGGGAGGATCCATCGGATGCTCGTCCGGAGCGGCATAAAAAATATTGCAGATTTACTGGAATAAAAGAGTGGCGCAATCCGTCCCATACTATGGGAGGAAAACATGATGAAATGTCCTGATCGGAAGGTACTGGCTCGATTCTGTGATGGTGAGGCAGTCGTGTCCAGAGATGAGTTGCGCAAACACGTGGAGGGCTGCGCGCGCTGTCGAATAAGGGCCCGGCAGCAGGATCAGCTAGGGATGCTGATGGAAGCTGCATTGAAGAAGCGGGCGCGATCGATGGTGAAAGAGTCTATCCCATGCCCCTCCGCTGAGGAGGTCGCGCTCTACATCGAGGGGGGTGTGCCTCTGTATCGGAAGAAACAGCTCATCCAGCATTTCTGCGCCTGCCCTGCCTGTGCCAGGGCCGCGCTCGACGCCGCGCGGGCCGGCGGCAGGATTTCACCGCCTCTCCCCGCGGCTCTTGTGCGTGAGGCGAGGGCGGTGTACAAGAAAGGGCATGATAAGTGAGCCGGAGAATAGCTCTTTTTCAATCGTGCCTGGCATGCGGCCCATGGAGGTGGGCGTGCGCCGTGGAAGGGGGGCTGGTCCCGGACCTGAATAAAAAGGAAGTTTTAATGTAAAAATAAAGGAATAAAATCCGCGGTCACCTCGTCTAATGTAGTGAAAGGAGGTGCCGCATGGAAACAACCGTTGCGGTAGGGGCTCGCATCGAGCATCGAACATACGGGATCGGTAACGTGCTCGGCCTCAGCGAGAAGAAGGAGGTCATCCGTATCAGATTTGAAAAGGCGGGCGTCAAGGAGTTGCCGTACCCCTGCCCCGATCTGGTGCGAACCGTTTCTCCGGAGGGTGCCGCTGGTGAAAGGGTCCTGAGGATGCATTTTGACGGGGCATCGCGCAATGGCCCGGGGTGCCGCTGGGTGCTCCAATTCTCAGGTGCGCCGGTATTTTCGCTCGTGCAGGGAATACACACGTGGGCCACCAACAAGGCGAAGCTCAATGGGGCATCGGTGAATCTCAAGGCGATCGAAAAGCAGGGGATGGAGCTGCGCATCAGCGGTCAGGGAAGGGACGGACGGTGCCGCTGGTGCCGCACCTTTCGCTCGGGTTTAAAGACAGCGGTTCTCAGGGGCTATGGCAGCCGGGCATTCGCCCTGGATGGATCATGTGTGTTCGATCAGGCATCGGGCGGTGCCGCGGGCGATTCGGGGAGGAAAAACTCTGCTGGGCCTATCTGCTCACCCACGACAGGTAGATCTGAATTTTGCGCACCATCGACGGGGAAGGGACGGGTCGGCGCCGGCAGACAGGCAATGGTCAAGGGCGACAACCGGGGCCAGGCAGGGCCGGGTGGCAGTGCTGGAGGGAGCGAAAAAGTGGAGCCCCGAGGGCAAGACCGCGGCAGCACTTGATACGGTGAGGGTTTTAGCGGGGCGGAACCCCGCACCGAAGGCCTGGCGGCCTAAGTCTCCATTCATCCGCAGGCGTGCCCGTGGCCTTCTGGTGCGGGGGTAAAACAAGACGCTCCATTCTGATTATTCATACAACATCAGCGGATAAAGGGGTGTAACCACTGAGGTAACTGAATTCACTGAAATTATGGTAACTGCTCAGGAGCCAGAATTCAGGAGTCAGGAGCCAGGAGTTAGAATGAGGACGACGGCGGCGACATTTGAGGACTTGGGCTACGGCGATGTTTCCGAGTTAATGCAGTTACTCGAAGAGGTCAGTAAGCTCCTGGAAGCTTATGCGCGATCCATTCTGGATTCTGGCTTCTGACTACCTGAGTAGTTACGAAATATGTTCAGTATTTTCACTGATGTGAGAGGTGTAACCGCAGATTGCGCGCCAGCCCCGCCGGAGGCGGGCAAGCTGCCGGTTTACCCGCTAGGGGCGGGAAGGGATTGGGCCGGTTGTGTGATAGACGTTTCATCACGGAGGTCGCGGAGACCACGGAGTCAGGGGATAGATTATCTGAAATAACCACTGAGAGCACTGAATACACTGAGACAAAAAGAAATGATTCTTCGGTGAATTCAGTGTCCCTGCCCGCCGGCAGGCAGGTTCAGTGGTTTAAAAGTAACGCTCAATGGAAAGAACAACCAAGAAGAACGTATGGTATCTGGCCGTATCCGCGGTCGTGAGTTGCGCGATCTTCGCCTACCTCTTTACCATCGTGCGCCCGGCGGAGATCGTCAACTCTATCAGGAATGCCGCGCCTGCAGGGATATTCGCTTATATGGCCGTGGGCCTTGCCTCAACCGTGCTGAGGAACATGAGATATCTCACGCTCATGCGGGCATCGGAAACGGACATTCCGATCAGCGGCGGCCAGATGTTCCTCGTGACTCTCGTGAGGAATCTTTTCGCCGATCTCCTCCCCGCGAGGGTGGGTTCGCTGATCTACGTCGTGATCCTCAATGCCCGATTTGGGTTCCCGGTCGAAATTGGAACCTCTGTCTGGGCCATTGCCTTTGTCCTCGATCTGGTCGTCATGGTCCCGCTCATCGCAATCGGAGTC from Candidatus Auribacterota bacterium encodes:
- a CDS encoding NAD(P)H-dependent oxidoreductase; this encodes MKKLLHIVAAPRGEDSRTLKVSRAFLDAFREKQPSCLIDELNVFTEPLPPLSVPVVQGKYVLLGGKDLTGNLKSAWGDVIRHIERFLSADGYLLSTPMWNFSIPYPLKHYIDVILQPKYLFRYTAEGVEGLAKNRKMVVIASRGGDYRPESPLHNYDFQEPYLRTVFGFVGITDITFVIAQPMDAAGPTVAGAAIEKAMALAREKARSL
- a CDS encoding PHP domain-containing protein; this translates as MTLVRHASRETSHESRVTGFTHLHNHFWGSYSDSVLSVDEGLDRAAALGLTAMAITDHGELALHPIFLEACLKRNMRPILGCECNFVENAARTIESGDTHRNHLILLARDDAGHRNLVSLISESWTNNCFQGQRGLVDWALLEKYHEGLVCLNGCYYGSFPLKIIREGMKAGERELRRYLDIFGEDFHPEMMSIGYELQKISNAGILELVPRYGLKPVITNDVHYPYPEDWIAHDIIIKSRYGSISDFSVETKSIWLKSEQEMLSLGFDSAYIRNTMEVAEKCRVRLHGGIESPPVMLGSAEEDINHLSGLCLRAIEGKVPPADRASWARLFRSEERLIREAGLAGYLLAAAELASYFHRSKKKVALVEGRAGRSAAACLLGLSDPPPDLNAEPGLHNFTNLAIKCPNPGSAIRHLMDRFGPDRVCRVAEMVPIRGGDALLYTAEVLGIPAKEREEGLEEVIKAASVEENISRSAALAGLCQAMPELLKWARRIEGIPRISRPSQSTAAVTGGPIARLLPLKRLGKDIFAQYDAEGARLAGFITLELREY
- a CDS encoding DNA recombination protein RmuC, with protein sequence MPQYIWFFILAVAAGIVTALGFSHLWRTKSARIAAELMGRSQEEKSRELEAILERVKGSFAILSQEALGRSVNEFLKLAAQTLQTHVKDGEKDLEGKKKLIDQNLKSMTEEMERVRALLKDFEKERSQQYGALVNQLRATGELTAKLEHTTVELTTALSSSRQRGQWGERMAEDVLRMAGFIEGIQYRKQKQIEGAAGRPDFTFYLPQQMVVNMDVKFPLDNYMHYVAAKTDADRERSATHFIRDVQNRVKELTGREYIDPAGGTLDYVLMFIPNEQVYAFIHEKAPELIDRAMEKRVVLCSPITLYAILAVIRQAVENFNLEQKTAQILSLLGTFLSQWSKFTEGMDKMGKRILEAEKEYEALMSTRRNALERPLRKIDELRQQKGIEIASLPAGEGDDLAAGEAETLLEETGQPDAQRE
- the mpl gene encoding UDP-N-acetylmuramate:L-alanyl-gamma-D-glutamyl-meso-diaminopimelate ligase; amino-acid sequence: MKIHLSAICGMGMGSLAQLLRASGHEVSGSDASCYPPMSTLLEQVGIEIKNGFTPEHISADTELVIIGNAVRSDNPEVGETLRRGLRYLSFPQALEEMYLVQRTSVVVAGTHGKTTTCSLIAWMLHHAGLSPGFLIGGVLRNFDSSSARGAGRHFVVEGDEYHTAFFDRAPKFLHYRPHVGILTSIDFDHADIFSGIAACEDAFASFAALIPPNGRLIACGDDPRVREVCARASVAPVEWYGFRDDSQWRIADYHSAGSGASFTILADGSETVTIDSPLAGRHNALNAAAAFAAAHGLGVSPGSIRDAIMSYQGVKRRQEVRGVVDDIVVIDDFAHHPIEVRETIAALKERYAGRRLWAVWEPRTNSSRRSFFQNDYPGAFLKADRVIVAGVYHPEQIEPECRFSPEKLVADLRGRGINARVIENVDDILRTIEAELTAGDVLLIMSNGSFGGIHGRIIEALRARSGTQHRGKPGARASKREGEPLN
- a CDS encoding LD-carboxypeptidase, whose amino-acid sequence is MTSAIKPPRLRPGDTIGIAAPASAFEEEAFHRGIRRIHDAGYRTSFCPDIFSRSGYLAGTDERRADELHRLFADRTISAIFCARGGYGSQRILPLLDAATIRRNPKIFMGYSDITALHTYFQKMCDLVTFHGPLVTELDRMDAGAVSFVFESLGRKSPWGELPACGIEALCPGNAEGELIGGNLSIYSILLGTVYAPLMEEKILFFEDRGEKPYAIDRIFSHLKLAGIFNRINGLILGQFVPPVGWEGEEESYGAEIKRIVLEAALEFNFPVLANFPAGHARRNICFPMGVRVRIDGIKKTVAIVESCLAG
- a CDS encoding phosphotransferase, with product MPQSKEKRIERFLRSRSAAPEPLQRLRGDASLRSFYRISYRGGTAVMMVRDELQPDEDRSFTDVRDHLAACGAAVPEIYEYDEGNGVILMEDFGDLTLEERLRGADEETFTRFYRIAIEELLTIHILGTSLRRECVARHRSFDRKKLMEELDFFLLHTVEGLYRAKLEEDEREAIREGFSILATRLAAFPRVLNHRDYHSRNLMVVDGALKIVDFQDARMGPCQYDLASLLRDSYTVLEGSLRRQMVEYYLRESAERGMAWHDREVFLDRFDLVSLQRNLKACGTFGYMAVARGNDCYLACLEPTFAYVKENAQRFDFMGECVRLLARHIPLLR
- a CDS encoding NDP-sugar synthase; the encoded protein is MVLAAGLGTRLRPFTNELPKPLLPVANRPQIEFVLELLRLSGVSDVIINLHHLAEPVRSRLGSRYRALLHIDYSAETEILGTGGGFKKVEDFFDEDPFILINADTLMDIDLARAIRRHVECEAAATMVVREWEEGAGFGRVEMDGEGRIRRMLERVPGEGLTPVIFTGVHVLSRKIFDYLPEGRFSCINRDGYRAMLEAGERVCGFQASGYWRDIGTLASYFDATMDFIHGRMPAHCERLVALGRETDYGAAMPGIEFIPPVIMGRDCQIERGCRIGPAVVLGDCCRVGGGCRLERVVALPGAVFQGGELVNGCIRSERASVSV
- a CDS encoding sigma-70 family RNA polymerase sigma factor, with the protein product MSDERTRGIEKDRRLVALCATGDEASWDCFLDEYGALIYRIIGNYQRKQQEVRELFIYVVENLWSGGARRLRAWEGRSRFSTYLAAVTARLCIDYFRGRLHRERARYEPLDEDEPSPVSRAGIGRGGRAGAPRPVVQRECGEILMNCVGRLAEDERDIVTLFYWQGRRYAEIASLMGIPVGSVGKRLLSARGRIHRMLVRSGIKNIADLLE